The following proteins are co-located in the Fluviicola sp. genome:
- a CDS encoding fumarate hydratase has translation MADFFYQEPFPIQKDTTEYRKVSSDFVTVEKIGNREILNIDPKALEFLAQEALADVSFYLRTSHLEKLRAILDDPEATDNDRFVAYNLLQNATIAAEGQLPSCQDTGTAIVVGKKGEDVYTGVNDAEYLSKGIYNTYQERNLRYSQIVALDMFEEKNSGSNLPAQIDLYATQGAKYEFLFLAKGGGSANKTFLYQKTKSLLNDASLEEFIKEKIKDLGTSACPPYHLAFVVGGTSAEANLAAVKKASAGYYDHLPTEGNMGGQAFRDLEWEKRIQKICQESTIGAQFGGKYFTHDVRVIRLPRHAASCPVGLGVSCSADRNIKAKITKDGLFVEQLEKNPRRLLPEVPPHLEPPVTIDLDRPMAEVLAELSKYPIKTRLKLNGTLIVARDAAHARIKELVDAGQPMPEYFKNHPVYYAGPAKTPEGMPSGSFGPTTAGRMDSYVDLFQSMGGSMIMLAKGNRSKDVTNACNKYGGFYLGSVGGPAAILAKENILSVELVDFEDMGMEAVRKITIKDFPAFIITDDKGNDFFANL, from the coding sequence ATGGCTGACTTTTTTTACCAGGAGCCGTTTCCTATTCAAAAGGACACGACTGAATACCGCAAAGTTTCTTCCGATTTTGTTACCGTTGAGAAGATCGGGAACAGGGAAATACTGAACATCGATCCGAAAGCATTGGAATTCTTAGCACAGGAGGCATTGGCAGATGTTTCCTTTTACCTGAGAACTTCCCATTTGGAGAAATTACGCGCTATCCTGGATGATCCGGAAGCAACGGATAACGACCGTTTTGTGGCTTACAACCTGTTGCAGAATGCGACGATCGCTGCGGAAGGACAATTGCCTTCCTGCCAGGATACCGGAACGGCTATCGTAGTGGGCAAAAAAGGAGAAGACGTCTATACCGGCGTGAATGATGCTGAATACCTTTCCAAAGGAATTTACAATACTTACCAGGAGCGCAACCTGCGGTATTCGCAGATCGTGGCTTTGGATATGTTCGAAGAGAAGAACTCCGGTTCCAACCTTCCTGCTCAGATTGACCTGTACGCCACACAGGGAGCGAAATACGAATTCCTGTTCCTGGCTAAAGGTGGAGGTTCTGCCAACAAAACATTCCTGTACCAAAAAACAAAGTCCTTATTGAATGATGCTTCCCTGGAAGAATTCATCAAGGAAAAGATCAAGGATTTGGGAACTTCCGCTTGCCCGCCATACCATTTGGCGTTCGTAGTAGGAGGGACTTCCGCTGAAGCGAACCTGGCGGCAGTGAAAAAAGCTTCCGCGGGATATTACGATCATTTACCGACAGAAGGAAATATGGGCGGCCAGGCTTTCCGCGATTTGGAATGGGAAAAGCGCATCCAGAAAATTTGCCAGGAAAGTACCATCGGGGCACAGTTCGGTGGAAAATACTTTACACACGATGTACGGGTGATCCGTTTGCCTCGTCACGCGGCATCTTGTCCGGTTGGATTGGGAGTTTCCTGCTCTGCCGACCGTAATATCAAGGCAAAAATCACCAAAGACGGGTTATTCGTAGAACAATTGGAGAAAAATCCGCGTCGTTTGTTGCCGGAAGTTCCGCCGCATTTGGAGCCGCCTGTAACAATTGACCTCGACAGGCCGATGGCTGAAGTATTGGCTGAATTGTCCAAATACCCGATCAAAACACGTTTGAAACTGAATGGAACATTGATCGTGGCGCGCGACGCTGCTCATGCCCGCATCAAAGAATTAGTGGATGCAGGCCAGCCGATGCCGGAATACTTCAAGAATCACCCGGTTTATTATGCAGGCCCTGCCAAAACCCCGGAAGGAATGCCATCCGGAAGTTTCGGACCTACAACGGCGGGCCGCATGGATTCATACGTAGACTTATTCCAGAGCATGGGCGGAAGCATGATCATGCTGGCAAAAGGAAACCGTTCGAAAGACGTAACCAATGCCTGTAACAAATACGGCGGATTCTACCTGGGATCAGTTGGAGGCCCGGCAGCGATCCTTGCAAAAGAAAACATCCTTTCCGTAGAATTGGTCGATTTCGAAGACATGGGAATGGAAGCAGTTCGCAAGATCACCATCAAAGATTTCCCGGCGTTCATCATCACAGACGATAAAGGAAACGATTTCTTCGCGAATTTGTAA